The following are from one region of the Syngnathus typhle isolate RoL2023-S1 ecotype Sweden linkage group LG22, RoL_Styp_1.0, whole genome shotgun sequence genome:
- the opn8b gene encoding opsin 8, group member b, with protein MYDHYRSTLSPSMDIGVGIYLLFITMFSVTGNLLVLVMGFNRSSRMKPPELLSINLAVTDLGAAVTMYPLAVASAWSHRFLGGDAACLYYGLVGFFFGVASIMNLTLLAVVRFVVSLDLQSPRDKVSWRQMKLLCSWSWLYALFWALLPVLGWGRYGPEPFGLSCSLAWGRLRHEDSSFVVAMFSFNLALPAAIIVCCYFGIAIKLYVTYKKSLRHGRRVANVLKMHRRLLMMAVVISVSFIVCWSPYSIVSLWSAVGPGGPILPQLSLLPCMFAKSSTACNPIIYYIFSQSFKREVKRMVRCQPGCCAGEDGKGARGGGRGRGGESSQASRGEAATTLV; from the exons ATGTATGACCACTACCGCTCCACGTTATCGCCCAGCATGGACATTGGCGTCGGCATCTACCTGTTGTTTATCA CCATGTTCTCCGTCACGGGCAACCTGCTGGTTCTGGTGATGGGCTTCAATCGTTCTTCTCGCATGAAGCCTCCCGAGCTGCTGAGCATCAACCTGGCGGTGACAGACCTCGGGGCTGCAGTCACCATGTACCCTCTGGCCGTGGCTTCGGCCTGGAGTCACCGCTTCCTTGGGGGTGATGCCGCTTGTCTCTACTACGGTCTGGTTGGCTTCTTCTTCGGAGTGGCCAGCATTATGAACCTCACGCTCCTGGCCGTGGTGCGCTTTGTGGTCTCGCTGGACCTGCAGTCACCCA GGGACAAGGTGAGCTGGCGTCAGATGAAGCTTCTGTGTTCATGGTCTTGGCTGTACGCCCTGTTCTGGGCTCTACTGCCCGTCCTGGGCTGGGGCCGATACGGTCCCGAACCATTCGGCCTGTCCTGCTCGCTGGCCTGGGGTCGACTGAGGCATGAGGACTCCTCCTTCGTAGTGGCCATGTTCTCCTTCAACTTGGCTCTGCCGGCCGCCATCATTGTGTGCTGCTACTTCGGCATCGCCATCAAACTCTACGTCACCTACAAGAAGTCGCTCAGACACGGGCGACGTGTAGCCAATGTACTCAAAATGCATCGCAGGCTGCTCATG ATGGCAGTGGTGATCAGCGTGAGCTTCATCGTGTGCTGGTCTCCGTACAGCATAGTGAGCTTGTGGTCGGCCGTGGGGCCCGGTGGCCCCATCCTGCCTCAACTCAGCCTGCTGCCTTGCATGTTTGCCAAGAGCTCCACAGCCTGCAACCCCATCATCTATTACATTTTCAGCCAGAGCTTCAAGCGTGAGGTCAAGCGAATGGTGCGCTGCCAGCCTGGATGTTGTGCTGGCGAGGATGGCAAGGGTgccagaggaggaggaagaggaagaggaggagagtcCTCACAGGCCTCCAGGGGAGAGGCAGCTACCACACTCGTTTGA